In the Devosia sp. SL43 genome, one interval contains:
- the dctP gene encoding TRAP transporter substrate-binding protein DctP, which produces MTFALTRRALLVGGLLLSAALPALAQDKPVLRFSAVFSEQDIRAEMVGLLSSQVAEIATVEPYYGGNLFKQGTELVALQRGNLEMGNIAPQDISNQIPAWSVLTSAYLFRDAAHLRTFFDSEVGAEFKAMAEEQLGIHILGPTYFGARQVGLRGDKEIKVPADLAGVKLRMPGGDAWQFLGTALGANPTPMAYAEVYTGLQTGAIDGQDNPLPNVENMKFYEVMDQIVLTSHLVGYDLLVISKPAWDAMTPEQQTAFEAAATVAIDFSQEAHLAREAELVERFKSVGLNIYEPDVDAFRTHAQQMYLDSDLAKDWPAGVVDRINAL; this is translated from the coding sequence ATGACTTTTGCATTGACGCGCCGCGCGCTGCTGGTGGGTGGGCTGCTGCTCTCTGCCGCCTTGCCCGCCCTGGCGCAGGACAAGCCGGTGCTGCGCTTCTCGGCCGTGTTCTCGGAGCAAGACATCCGCGCCGAGATGGTCGGCCTGCTGTCGTCGCAGGTGGCCGAGATCGCTACCGTCGAGCCATACTATGGCGGCAACCTGTTCAAGCAGGGCACGGAGCTGGTCGCGCTGCAGCGCGGTAACCTCGAAATGGGCAACATTGCCCCGCAGGACATTTCCAACCAGATCCCGGCCTGGTCGGTGCTGACCTCGGCCTATCTGTTCCGTGACGCCGCCCACCTGCGCACCTTCTTTGACAGCGAAGTCGGCGCCGAGTTCAAGGCCATGGCCGAAGAACAACTCGGCATCCACATTCTGGGGCCGACCTATTTCGGTGCCCGCCAGGTTGGTCTGCGCGGGGACAAGGAAATCAAAGTTCCGGCCGATCTCGCCGGCGTCAAGCTGCGCATGCCCGGTGGCGACGCCTGGCAGTTCCTCGGCACGGCGCTGGGCGCCAACCCGACGCCGATGGCCTATGCCGAGGTCTATACGGGCCTGCAGACGGGCGCCATCGACGGTCAGGACAATCCGCTGCCCAATGTCGAAAACATGAAGTTCTACGAAGTGATGGACCAGATCGTCCTCACCTCGCATCTGGTTGGCTATGACCTCCTCGTCATCAGCAAGCCGGCCTGGGACGCCATGACGCCCGAGCAGCAGACGGCCTTCGAAGCTGCGGCAACCGTGGCCATCGACTTCAGCCAGGAAGCCCACCTCGCCCGCGAGGCCGAGCTGGTCGAGCGCTTCAAGAGCGTTGGCCTCAACATCTATGAGCCCGATGTGGATGCCTTCCGCACCCACGCTCAGCAGATGTACCTCGACTCCGACCTGGCCAAGGACTGGCCGGCAGGTGTGGTCGATCGCATCAA